Proteins from a genomic interval of Sphingopyxis sp. QXT-31:
- the scpB gene encoding SMC-Scp complex subunit ScpB, translating to MIDDRERAIEAMLFASDEPLDARQIAARFAEEIPVAEVKAVIQAIAARHAGSGIELVERGGHWHFQTPADLAHLLRRERDDPRKLSRAASEVLAIVAYHEPVSRAEIEAIRGVQTSKGTLDVLMEAEWIAPAGRREVPGRPLIYKTTDAFLQHFGLSSRKDLPGIEDLRAAGLLDPVDLALEEAMGELDLVKDGEEA from the coding sequence ATGATCGACGACCGCGAACGCGCGATAGAGGCGATGCTGTTCGCCAGCGACGAGCCGCTCGACGCGCGGCAGATCGCGGCGCGCTTTGCCGAGGAAATCCCGGTTGCCGAGGTCAAGGCGGTCATCCAGGCGATCGCGGCGCGCCACGCGGGGAGCGGGATCGAGTTGGTCGAGCGCGGCGGGCACTGGCATTTCCAGACCCCCGCCGACCTCGCGCACCTGCTGCGCCGCGAGCGCGACGATCCGCGCAAGCTGTCGCGCGCGGCGTCCGAGGTGCTGGCCATTGTCGCCTATCACGAGCCGGTCAGCCGCGCCGAGATCGAGGCGATCCGCGGCGTCCAGACCTCGAAGGGTACGCTCGACGTGCTGATGGAGGCCGAATGGATCGCGCCCGCGGGGCGCCGCGAGGTTCCGGGGCGGCCGCTGATCTATAAGACCACCGACGCATTTTTGCAGCATTTCGGGCTTAGCAGCCGCAAGGATTTGCCGGGTATCGAGGATCTGCGCGCCGCAGGCCTGCTCGACCCGGTCGATCTCGCGCTCGAAGAGGCGATGGGCGAGCTGGACCTGGTCAAGGACGGCGAAGAAGCCTGA
- a CDS encoding NAD(P)/FAD-dependent oxidoreductase: MASAPPSDIDVLIVGAGIAGASLAAALAPHRAVLMIEGEDMPGYHATGRSAAFWQESYGGVGVQPLTAASFDALAQPEPGFSDRPFLLPRTALMIGRRDEATAIDAFVREFAAQGVEVSRLSPAELVGRVDGLRPEWSEGAYEPSCRDIDVGLLHTAYLRAAKRAGARLAVRTSLASARRTGDGWTVETAQGAIRAAVIVNAAGAWADEIAVACGAGPVGIQPYRRTLAQVRLGVPTPAALPLIGHIGGSFYFKGESQGRIWLSPHDETLSDPCDAAPEEIDVALAIDRLQSVVDWPVAAVERKWAGLRSFAPDRLPVFGPDRAVPDFFWCAGQGGFGIQTAPAIAALAAAQLGAPVPSGAIAAIDPVVYAPSRFA; the protein is encoded by the coding sequence ATGGCCTCCGCTCCCCCTTCGGACATCGATGTGCTGATCGTCGGCGCGGGCATCGCGGGGGCGAGCCTCGCCGCCGCGCTCGCGCCGCACCGCGCGGTGTTGATGATCGAGGGCGAGGACATGCCCGGCTATCACGCCACCGGGCGCTCGGCCGCCTTCTGGCAGGAAAGCTATGGCGGTGTCGGCGTGCAGCCACTGACCGCCGCCTCGTTCGACGCATTGGCGCAACCCGAGCCGGGCTTTTCGGATCGCCCGTTCCTGCTGCCTCGGACAGCGCTGATGATCGGACGCCGCGACGAGGCAACGGCGATCGACGCCTTCGTGCGTGAATTCGCGGCGCAAGGGGTCGAAGTGTCGCGCCTTTCCCCAGCCGAGCTCGTCGGCCGGGTCGACGGGTTGCGGCCCGAATGGAGCGAAGGCGCTTATGAGCCGTCGTGCCGCGACATCGACGTAGGCCTTTTACACACAGCCTATCTGCGCGCGGCAAAGCGTGCCGGCGCGCGGCTTGCCGTGCGGACGTCGCTGGCGAGCGCGCGGCGCACGGGCGATGGATGGACGGTCGAAACGGCGCAGGGGGCGATCCGCGCCGCGGTTATCGTCAACGCCGCCGGCGCCTGGGCCGACGAAATCGCGGTCGCGTGCGGTGCGGGGCCGGTCGGCATCCAGCCCTATCGCCGCACGCTGGCGCAGGTCCGGCTGGGCGTTCCAACCCCCGCCGCGCTGCCTTTGATCGGGCACATCGGCGGCTCCTTCTATTTCAAGGGCGAGAGTCAGGGCCGTATCTGGCTGAGCCCGCACGACGAGACGCTGAGCGATCCCTGCGACGCCGCGCCCGAGGAGATCGACGTCGCGCTCGCGATCGACCGGCTGCAATCGGTGGTCGACTGGCCGGTCGCCGCGGTCGAGCGCAAATGGGCGGGGCTACGCAGCTTCGCGCCCGACCGGCTGCCGGTATTCGGTCCCGATCGGGCGGTGCCCGATTTCTTCTGGTGCGCGGGGCAGGGCGGATTCGGCATCCAGACCGCGCCGGCGATAGCGGCCCTGGCGGCGGCGCAGCTCGGCGCGCCCGTGCCTTCCGGGGCCATCGCGGCGATCGATCCTGTCGTCTACGCGCCGTCGCGCTTCGCCTGA
- the ispH gene encoding 4-hydroxy-3-methylbut-2-enyl diphosphate reductase encodes MNTPRSLAPATARGGAELKVLIAAPRGFCAGVDRAISIVELAIERYGAPVYVRHEIVHNRYVVDTLKAKGAIFVESLDQVPDGVPVVFSAHGVPKAVPAKAAARGLDYIDATCPLVSKVHRQAERAHEAGRHIIFVGHAGHPEVVGTLGQLPKGAMTLVESVDDVAALVPADPERLSFLTQTTLSVDDTRDIIAALKHRFPAIAGPRGEDICYATSNRQEAVKAIAGRCDRMIVIGAPNSSNSLRLVEAAERLGTPAHLVQRGTDVDPAWLTDIGTLGITAGASAPETLVREVIDAVAAQRSIDEEIVVIAEENMVFKLPRGFEPAAA; translated from the coding sequence ATGAATACACCCCGATCTTTGGCCCCCGCGACGGCGCGCGGAGGGGCGGAACTCAAGGTTTTGATCGCGGCGCCACGCGGTTTCTGCGCCGGCGTCGATCGCGCGATCAGCATCGTCGAGCTGGCGATCGAGCGCTATGGCGCGCCGGTCTATGTGCGTCACGAGATCGTCCACAACCGCTATGTCGTCGATACGTTGAAGGCAAAAGGCGCGATTTTCGTCGAATCGCTCGATCAGGTACCCGATGGCGTGCCGGTGGTTTTCAGCGCACATGGCGTGCCCAAGGCGGTCCCGGCCAAGGCCGCCGCGCGCGGGCTGGACTATATCGACGCGACCTGCCCGTTGGTTTCGAAAGTGCACCGCCAAGCCGAACGCGCGCACGAGGCCGGGCGGCACATCATCTTCGTCGGGCACGCCGGCCACCCCGAAGTCGTCGGAACGCTGGGCCAATTGCCGAAGGGCGCGATGACCCTCGTCGAATCGGTCGACGACGTCGCCGCGCTGGTGCCGGCGGACCCCGAAAGACTGTCCTTCCTGACCCAGACGACGCTGTCAGTCGATGATACCCGCGACATCATCGCGGCGCTGAAGCACCGCTTTCCGGCGATCGCCGGGCCGCGCGGCGAGGATATCTGCTACGCGACATCGAATCGTCAGGAAGCGGTGAAGGCGATCGCCGGTCGCTGCGACCGGATGATCGTGATCGGGGCACCCAATAGTTCGAACAGCCTGCGTCTGGTCGAGGCCGCCGAGCGGCTGGGCACGCCGGCGCATCTCGTCCAGCGTGGCACCGACGTCGACCCGGCGTGGCTGACCGATATCGGCACCTTAGGCATCACCGCGGGCGCCAGTGCGCCGGAGACGCTGGTGCGCGAAGTGATCGATGCGGTCGCTGCACAGCGGTCAATAGACGAGGAGATCGTCGTCATCGCCGAGGAAAATATGGTATTCAAGCTGCCGCGCGGCTTCGAACCCGCAGCTGCCTGA
- a CDS encoding YegP family protein yields MAHYFEIKQNKAGEYVAYFKYNSETMFWTEGYSSKASAVNAIESIKKNGPGAETREAE; encoded by the coding sequence ATGGCCCATTATTTCGAGATCAAGCAGAACAAGGCCGGCGAATATGTCGCCTATTTCAAATATAACAGCGAAACGATGTTCTGGACCGAGGGCTATTCGAGCAAGGCGTCCGCGGTGAACGCCATCGAATCGATCAAGAAAAACGGTCCCGGCGCCGAGACGCGCGAAGCCGAATGA
- the rnhA gene encoding ribonuclease HI, translating into MSEGKTVIVATDGACKGNPGPGGWGAVLRWGDVVKTLSGGEPDTTNNRMEMMAAIEALSALKRRCKVELSTDSVYVRDGITKWVFGWQKNGWKTAAKKPVANADLWQRLVAEAKRHDIEWLWVKGHAGHPDNEMADKLASDAALEFMRKARAR; encoded by the coding sequence ATGAGCGAGGGCAAGACGGTGATCGTCGCGACCGACGGCGCGTGCAAGGGCAATCCGGGTCCCGGCGGCTGGGGCGCGGTGCTGCGCTGGGGCGACGTCGTGAAAACGCTTTCCGGCGGCGAGCCCGATACGACGAACAACCGTATGGAAATGATGGCCGCGATCGAGGCGCTGTCGGCGCTGAAACGTCGCTGCAAGGTCGAGCTGTCGACCGACAGCGTCTATGTCCGCGACGGGATCACGAAATGGGTGTTCGGCTGGCAGAAGAACGGCTGGAAGACCGCGGCGAAGAAACCGGTGGCCAACGCCGACCTGTGGCAACGGCTGGTCGCCGAGGCGAAGCGCCACGATATCGAGTGGCTGTGGGTCAAGGGCCACGCCGGCCATCCCGATAACGAAATGGCCGACAAGCTCGCCAGCGACGCCGCGCTGGAATTCATGCGAAAGGCGCGGGCGCGCTGA
- the argS gene encoding arginine--tRNA ligase yields MTLFSRFTDHIGTALDALAAKGAIPAGLDRGSISVEPPRDASHGDVATNAAMVLSKPAGMNPRALADLLAAELGALDEVTETSVAGPGFINLRLADDSWRAELALIHADAGDYGRSAMGAGRTVNVEYVSANPTGPMHVGHCRGAVVGDALAALLEYAGHKVIREYYVNDAGAQVDVLARSVHLRYREALGEDIGAIPEGLYPGDYLIPVSQKLATEYGDRFVDATESAWLGLFRAEAVSAMMDMIRADLAKLGIHHDLFSSEAELQAAGKPADAEAWLRARDLVYDGVLEAPKGETPEDWEPVELPLFRSTKFGDDQDRPIKKSDGSWTYFGADLAYHFQKSQDADELIDIWGADHAGTVKRIKAAVAALTEGKKKFDVKLVQMVRLLKNGEPFKMSKRAGNFVTLADIVEEVGKDAVRFTMLTRKADAQMDFDFAKVVEASRDNPVFYVQYAHARIASLKRKLADAGIAAAAPNPARLEEHELALVKLLAQFPRIVESAASAREPHRIAFYLGEVAAAFHAWWNMGNDRPELRVIIAGDPELTATRLYLADGIGQTIRNGLHLMGVEALEEML; encoded by the coding sequence GTGACCCTGTTCAGCCGTTTCACCGACCATATCGGCACCGCCCTCGACGCCCTTGCCGCGAAGGGAGCGATCCCCGCCGGTCTCGACCGCGGATCGATCAGCGTCGAGCCGCCGCGCGACGCGTCGCATGGCGACGTCGCGACCAACGCCGCGATGGTGCTGTCGAAGCCTGCGGGCATGAACCCGCGCGCGCTCGCCGACCTGCTCGCGGCCGAACTCGGCGCGCTCGACGAAGTGACCGAGACGAGCGTCGCCGGACCCGGCTTCATCAACCTGCGCCTCGCCGACGACAGCTGGCGCGCCGAACTGGCGCTGATCCATGCCGATGCGGGCGATTACGGCCGCTCGGCGATGGGTGCGGGGCGCACCGTCAATGTCGAATATGTCTCGGCGAATCCGACGGGGCCGATGCACGTCGGCCATTGTCGCGGCGCGGTCGTCGGCGACGCGCTCGCCGCGCTGCTCGAATATGCCGGGCACAAGGTGATTCGCGAATATTATGTCAACGACGCCGGCGCGCAGGTGGATGTCCTCGCGCGCTCGGTGCACCTGCGCTATCGCGAGGCGCTGGGCGAGGATATCGGCGCCATCCCCGAGGGGCTCTATCCCGGCGACTATCTGATCCCGGTTTCGCAGAAGCTCGCCACCGAATATGGCGACCGCTTCGTCGATGCGACCGAAAGCGCGTGGCTCGGCCTGTTCCGTGCCGAGGCGGTCAGCGCGATGATGGACATGATCCGGGCCGACCTTGCGAAGCTGGGCATCCATCACGATCTCTTCTCGTCCGAGGCCGAATTGCAGGCCGCCGGCAAGCCCGCCGATGCCGAGGCATGGCTGCGTGCGCGGGACCTGGTCTATGACGGCGTGCTCGAAGCGCCGAAGGGCGAGACCCCCGAGGATTGGGAACCGGTCGAGCTGCCTTTGTTCCGCTCGACCAAATTCGGCGACGACCAGGACCGGCCGATCAAGAAGTCCGACGGCAGCTGGACCTATTTCGGCGCTGATCTGGCCTATCATTTCCAGAAGAGCCAGGACGCCGACGAGCTGATCGACATCTGGGGCGCCGATCATGCCGGCACCGTCAAGCGCATCAAGGCCGCAGTCGCGGCGCTGACCGAGGGCAAGAAGAAGTTCGACGTCAAATTGGTCCAGATGGTGCGGCTGCTCAAGAACGGCGAGCCGTTCAAGATGTCGAAACGCGCGGGCAATTTCGTCACGCTTGCCGACATCGTCGAGGAGGTCGGCAAAGATGCCGTGCGCTTCACCATGCTGACGCGCAAGGCCGACGCCCAGATGGATTTCGACTTCGCCAAGGTGGTCGAGGCGTCGCGCGACAATCCTGTCTTTTACGTGCAATATGCCCACGCACGGATCGCGTCCCTGAAGCGCAAGCTCGCCGATGCGGGGATCGCTGCGGCCGCACCGAACCCCGCGCGGCTGGAAGAACATGAGTTGGCGCTGGTCAAATTGCTCGCGCAATTCCCGCGAATCGTCGAATCGGCGGCGTCGGCGCGCGAACCGCACCGCATTGCTTTCTATCTGGGCGAGGTCGCCGCCGCCTTCCACGCCTGGTGGAATATGGGCAACGACCGGCCCGAGCTTCGCGTCATTATCGCCGGTGACCCCGAATTGACTGCGACTCGCCTTTATTTGGCCGATGGAATCGGGCAGACCATCCGGAATGGGCTCCACTTGATGGGGGTGGAAGCGCTCGAGGAGATGCTTTGA
- the thrB gene encoding homoserine kinase produces MAVYTEVDPDDLAALVARYNIGTVVSCKGIAEGVENSNFLLETSGGRFILTLYEKRVSVGDLPFFVDLLAHLAASGCAVPAMIRDRGGEAIQQIAGRAACIIQFLPGISLTKPTAGQCRSAGAALGGMHRALADYPGGRENSMGHRHWRAMAEATGDLDAVRPGLADVVAAELDYLDTHWPTNLPAHVVHADLFPDNVLMLGEKVTGLIDFYFAASDYRAYDVAVTHASWAFSSDGKSCDRDRARALMAGYASEIALSDAEREALPLLARGCSLRFLLTRAHDWIHTPADALVTRKDPTPFLERLHRYQAPDAADLFAAA; encoded by the coding sequence ATGGCCGTCTATACCGAAGTCGATCCCGACGACCTGGCTGCGCTCGTCGCCCGTTACAACATCGGGACCGTGGTGTCGTGCAAGGGCATCGCCGAGGGGGTCGAAAACAGCAATTTCCTTCTCGAAACCAGCGGCGGGCGTTTCATCCTGACACTTTACGAAAAGCGCGTGAGCGTCGGCGACCTGCCCTTTTTCGTCGATCTGCTCGCACATCTGGCGGCGAGCGGCTGCGCCGTCCCCGCGATGATCCGCGACCGCGGCGGCGAGGCGATCCAGCAGATCGCGGGCCGCGCCGCGTGCATCATCCAGTTCCTGCCGGGCATTTCGCTGACCAAACCGACCGCTGGCCAGTGCCGGTCGGCGGGCGCCGCACTCGGCGGCATGCACCGCGCGCTGGCGGACTATCCGGGCGGGCGCGAGAACAGCATGGGGCACCGCCACTGGCGCGCCATGGCCGAAGCGACGGGCGATCTCGACGCGGTGCGTCCGGGGCTCGCCGATGTGGTCGCCGCCGAACTCGACTATCTCGACACCCATTGGCCGACGAACCTGCCCGCGCATGTCGTCCACGCCGACCTCTTCCCCGACAATGTATTGATGCTCGGCGAAAAGGTGACGGGCCTCATCGACTTCTATTTCGCCGCCTCCGACTATCGCGCCTATGACGTCGCGGTCACCCACGCCTCTTGGGCTTTCTCCAGCGATGGAAAAAGCTGCGACCGCGACCGCGCCCGCGCGCTGATGGCGGGCTATGCGAGCGAAATCGCGCTGAGCGATGCGGAACGCGAGGCGCTGCCGCTGCTGGCGCGCGGTTGCTCGCTGCGCTTCCTGCTGACGCGCGCGCACGACTGGATCCACACACCCGCGGATGCGCTGGTGACACGCAAGGACCCCACGCCCTTCCTCGAACGACTGCACCGTTACCAGGCCCCCGACGCCGCCGACCTGTTCGCCGCCGCATGA
- a CDS encoding segregation and condensation protein A, producing the protein MEELPLDYDVAPAAGEREDALQLSLDSWEGPLDLLLTLARSQKVDLRQISILQLVEQYLGFISEMRAKLEVAADYLVMAAWLAYLKSALLLPKDPLEEPSPDELALRLQLRLQRLAAMREAAARLLARDRVGRDVFLRPKPEGLRDVKLRRWDASLYDLLSAYGQVKARTEPVVHMVARRPVITLDAALHHLERLIGIKLDWAELADFLPTDYDGPLRRSAIASSFVAALELARQGRVDLKQEAAFEPLYLRAAQMGQEAP; encoded by the coding sequence ATGGAGGAACTGCCGCTCGACTATGATGTGGCACCGGCGGCGGGCGAGCGCGAGGATGCGCTGCAACTCTCCCTCGACAGCTGGGAAGGCCCGCTCGATCTGCTGCTGACGCTGGCGCGCAGCCAGAAGGTCGACCTCCGGCAGATTTCGATCCTTCAGCTGGTCGAGCAATATCTGGGCTTCATTTCGGAAATGCGTGCGAAGCTGGAGGTCGCGGCCGATTATCTGGTGATGGCGGCGTGGCTCGCTTACCTCAAATCGGCGCTGCTGCTGCCCAAGGACCCGCTCGAGGAACCCTCGCCCGACGAACTCGCGCTGCGCCTCCAACTGCGGTTGCAGCGGCTTGCCGCGATGCGCGAGGCGGCGGCGCGGCTGCTCGCGCGCGACCGCGTCGGGCGCGACGTCTTCCTGCGCCCGAAGCCCGAGGGGCTGCGCGACGTCAAGCTGCGGCGCTGGGACGCCAGCCTGTACGACCTGCTGTCGGCCTATGGCCAGGTGAAGGCGCGCACCGAGCCGGTCGTGCATATGGTCGCGCGGCGCCCCGTGATCACCCTCGACGCGGCGCTGCATCATCTCGAACGGCTGATCGGGATCAAGCTCGACTGGGCCGAACTCGCCGATTTCCTGCCGACCGACTATGACGGCCCCTTGCGCCGCTCGGCGATCGCGTCCAGCTTCGTCGCCGCGCTCGAACTCGCGCGGCAGGGGCGCGTCGACCTCAAGCAGGAGGCCGCGTTCGAACCGCTTTATCTGAGGGCTGCCCAAATGGGACAAGAAGCGCCATGA
- the nagZ gene encoding beta-N-acetylhexosaminidase: protein MIPAIFGLSGLTLSDDERAFFRDSDPAGYIIFGRNVENREQLRRLTDSLRDLDGRDNLPILIDQEGGRVARMKAPEWPDFPSGAAFDALYERAPASAIEAARLNAMALASMLSEVGITVDCLPLLDVRQPGASDVIGDRALGSEPMRVAALGRAILNGLQDGGVVGIVKHIPGHGRALLDSHKELPVVHALDRDLQTDLAPFAALRDAAMAMTCHVVFTAWDPDRPATLSPLVIDSVIRQRIGFHGLLMSDDLDMEALSGDVPSRAASAVAAGCDIALNCWGKMDDMVGIANSLDPISTISRARLEGAMDRIAGTHDARQFALLVDQRDALLALA, encoded by the coding sequence ATGATACCCGCCATCTTCGGCCTTTCGGGCTTGACCCTCAGCGACGACGAGCGCGCCTTCTTTCGCGACAGCGATCCCGCGGGCTACATCATTTTCGGCCGCAATGTCGAAAATCGCGAGCAGTTGCGTCGGCTGACCGACAGCCTGCGCGACTTGGACGGGCGCGACAATCTGCCGATCCTGATCGATCAGGAGGGCGGGCGGGTCGCGCGGATGAAGGCGCCCGAATGGCCCGATTTCCCGAGCGGCGCGGCGTTCGACGCGCTTTATGAGCGCGCGCCCGCCAGTGCGATCGAGGCGGCGCGGCTGAACGCGATGGCGCTCGCGTCGATGCTGTCCGAGGTCGGGATCACGGTCGATTGCCTGCCCTTGCTCGACGTGCGCCAGCCCGGCGCGAGCGACGTGATCGGCGACCGCGCGCTCGGCAGCGAGCCGATGCGCGTCGCGGCGCTCGGCCGCGCGATCCTGAACGGGCTGCAGGACGGCGGCGTCGTCGGCATCGTCAAACATATCCCCGGCCACGGCCGCGCCTTGCTCGATTCGCACAAGGAATTGCCCGTCGTCCACGCGCTCGACCGCGACCTCCAGACCGACTTGGCCCCATTCGCGGCGCTGCGCGACGCGGCGATGGCGATGACCTGCCACGTCGTCTTCACCGCCTGGGACCCCGACCGCCCCGCGACTCTGTCGCCGCTGGTGATCGACAGCGTGATCCGCCAGCGCATCGGGTTCCATGGGCTGCTGATGAGCGACGACCTCGACATGGAGGCGCTGTCGGGCGACGTGCCGTCGCGCGCCGCCTCGGCGGTCGCAGCGGGCTGCGACATCGCACTCAATTGCTGGGGCAAGATGGACGACATGGTTGGCATCGCGAACAGCCTCGACCCGATCAGTACGATCTCGCGCGCCCGGCTCGAAGGGGCGATGGACCGCATCGCGGGGACGCACGACGCGCGCCAGTTCGCGCTGCTCGTCGACCAGCGCGACGCGCTGCTAGCTTTGGCGTGA
- the tatB gene encoding Sec-independent protein translocase protein TatB, protein MFDVAPTELLLVVVVALVVIGPKDLPKAMRFVGKWMGKAKGMARHFRAGLDTMMREAELEELEKQWRSQNEAIMREFPRIDDDTPPAVSIAKAPPEPVKNEGATAPEAAATPETHTVPPKDGPLP, encoded by the coding sequence ATGTTCGATGTAGCGCCCACCGAGTTGCTGCTCGTGGTGGTGGTGGCCTTGGTCGTCATCGGCCCCAAGGACCTGCCGAAAGCGATGCGCTTCGTCGGTAAGTGGATGGGCAAGGCGAAGGGCATGGCACGCCACTTTCGCGCCGGCCTCGACACGATGATGCGCGAGGCCGAGCTCGAGGAACTCGAGAAGCAATGGCGGTCGCAGAACGAGGCGATCATGCGCGAGTTCCCGCGCATCGACGACGACACGCCGCCCGCGGTCTCGATCGCCAAGGCGCCTCCCGAACCGGTGAAGAACGAAGGCGCCACCGCGCCCGAAGCCGCGGCGACTCCCGAAACGCACACGGTGCCGCCGAAGGACGGGCCGCTGCCATGA
- the tatC gene encoding twin-arginine translocase subunit TatC — protein MSAEGPVTAEEDGAGGKMPLLDHLIELRSRLLKSLVAVAVAFGVCLYFAEDIFRILVQPLVAAGQGKIIYTQLFEAFFVQIKVALFAATMIAFPVIANQLWKFVAPGLYRNEKRALLPFIFATPVLFTAGACLAYFVTVPVALKFLLGFQGDLGGIQQEALPSVANYLSFIMQFIMAFGICFLLPILLMLLERSGIVTRQQLVSARRYMIVAAFAIAAVATPPDILSQFLLAVPLILLYELSIFAIWFTQRRRKTGAEAAPVEPLEEA, from the coding sequence ATGAGCGCCGAGGGTCCCGTGACCGCCGAAGAGGATGGCGCCGGCGGCAAGATGCCGCTGCTCGACCATCTGATCGAACTGCGCTCGCGGCTGCTCAAGTCGCTGGTCGCGGTCGCGGTGGCGTTCGGCGTCTGTCTCTATTTTGCCGAGGATATCTTCCGCATCCTCGTCCAGCCGCTCGTCGCGGCGGGGCAGGGCAAGATTATCTATACCCAGCTGTTCGAGGCCTTTTTCGTCCAGATCAAAGTCGCGCTGTTCGCAGCGACGATGATCGCCTTTCCGGTGATCGCCAACCAACTGTGGAAATTCGTCGCGCCGGGCCTCTATCGCAACGAAAAGCGTGCGCTGCTGCCTTTCATCTTCGCGACTCCCGTGCTGTTCACTGCGGGCGCCTGCCTCGCCTATTTCGTGACGGTGCCGGTAGCGCTCAAATTCCTGCTCGGCTTCCAGGGCGACCTCGGCGGTATCCAGCAGGAGGCGCTGCCCTCAGTCGCGAATTACCTCAGCTTCATCATGCAGTTTATCATGGCGTTCGGCATCTGTTTCCTGCTGCCGATCCTGCTGATGTTGCTCGAGCGCTCGGGGATCGTCACGCGCCAGCAGCTGGTGTCGGCGCGGCGCTACATGATCGTCGCCGCCTTCGCGATCGCCGCGGTCGCGACGCCGCCCGATATCCTGAGCCAGTTCCTGCTCGCGGTGCCGCTGATCCTGCTTTACGAGCTGTCGATCTTCGCGATCTGGTTCACGCAGCGCCGACGCAAAACAGGCGCCGAAGCGGCGCCTGTCGAGCCTCTCGAAGAGGCCTGA
- a CDS encoding twin-arginine translocase TatA/TatE family subunit produces MGGLSIWHWLIVGILVLLLFGKGRFSDMMGDVAKGIKSFKKGMSEDDTPPAPKHLEGQRAPDAAPSPTPTADRDTL; encoded by the coding sequence ATGGGTGGTTTGAGCATCTGGCACTGGCTGATCGTCGGGATTCTGGTCCTGCTGCTGTTCGGCAAGGGCCGTTTTTCGGACATGATGGGCGACGTCGCCAAGGGCATCAAGAGCTTCAAGAAGGGCATGTCGGAAGACGATACGCCGCCCGCGCCCAAGCATCTCGAAGGCCAGCGCGCGCCCGACGCCGCGCCGTCGCCGACCCCGACCGCCGACCGCGATACGCTCTGA
- a CDS encoding SPOR domain-containing protein: MAEDKDAATDAGLGLGDEDRLPWLEAADEYEDDGEVSPTRLLVMVLGGLVLIGAVLGGLWWIQNGGARGQGELIAAQEGDYKVAPKNDAAKTFEGEGDASFAASEGVLPAGKVDPTRMPEEPAATPAEREAAAKAAKKAEADKAAAAKAAAAKTAPADKGKPVATSVKTAEAAIKAAPAPAGSAMIQLGAFSSEEAAAKAWINLTKRFAYLSGLSKSVSPATVDSGKVYRLRAVAGTTANAQSLCGKLRVAGENCVVVR; this comes from the coding sequence ATGGCCGAAGACAAGGACGCCGCGACGGACGCCGGACTGGGGCTGGGCGACGAGGATCGGCTGCCCTGGCTCGAAGCCGCCGACGAATATGAGGATGACGGCGAGGTTTCGCCGACCCGGCTGCTCGTGATGGTGCTCGGCGGCCTTGTCCTGATCGGCGCGGTGCTCGGCGGCCTCTGGTGGATCCAGAATGGCGGCGCGCGCGGGCAGGGCGAACTGATCGCGGCGCAGGAAGGCGACTATAAGGTCGCGCCCAAGAATGACGCCGCCAAGACCTTCGAAGGCGAGGGCGACGCGAGCTTCGCCGCGAGCGAAGGCGTGCTGCCCGCGGGCAAGGTCGATCCGACGCGCATGCCCGAGGAACCGGCGGCGACCCCCGCCGAGCGCGAGGCCGCGGCCAAGGCCGCGAAAAAGGCCGAAGCCGACAAGGCCGCTGCGGCCAAGGCGGCGGCCGCGAAAACCGCGCCCGCGGACAAGGGCAAGCCGGTCGCGACCTCGGTCAAGACCGCCGAGGCGGCAATCAAGGCTGCCCCTGCCCCGGCGGGGTCGGCGATGATCCAGCTCGGCGCGTTCAGCAGCGAGGAAGCCGCGGCAAAGGCGTGGATCAACCTGACCAAGCGCTTCGCCTATCTGTCGGGGCTGAGCAAATCGGTGTCGCCGGCGACGGTCGACAGCGGCAAGGTCTATCGCCTCCGCGCGGTGGCGGGAACGACCGCCAACGCGCAGAGCCTGTGCGGGAAATTGCGCGTTGCCGGTGAAAATTGCGTCGTCGTCCGCTGA